From the Candidatus Bathyarchaeota archaeon A05DMB-5 genome, one window contains:
- the topA gene encoding DNA topoisomerase I yields the protein MGKYTLIVTEKPDAAQRIALALDAKGKAKKMEEKGVPYYVAKRDKEIVVVPALGHLYTVAEERRGRNYYPVFGFKWVPRYIAERGVKQIRTWLETISKLANEADLFIDACDYDIEGSIIGYCILKYACGDKENVAKRMKYSTLTKEELEESYTKPLPKLDFALIEAGRARHEVDWLYGVNLSRALTIAARDWSGKYATLSTGRVQGPTLKFLAAREKSIRSYVPTPYWEIKAEGEIDGKPFEAEYEKETIETKKEAEAILRACKEKNGTVEKIDVKQFQQSPPLPFDLGALQSEAYGLFGYTPRRTSNIAQRLYLDALISYPRTSSQKLPPAIGYEAILKNLNKLPQYSKLTAELLAKPELKPKEGKKEDPAHPAIYPTGKLPERELDDSERNIWDLVVRRFMAVFDEPAIRQSMRININVNGHHFYLRGRQTLKEGWLRFYGPYVRSEEVLLPPIKEKQTIKIKKVIAEDKFTKPPPRYNPGSLLKKMEEAEIGTKATRADIIQTLYDRRYVRDERIVVTDLGFDVLEVLEKYCPTVVSIKLTKELEERMNKIQLNEEKRENVLVDAVEILKPVVTELKTKEKIIGEQLSNAIKKSRIEERTIGTCPICNTGKLMILYSRKTGKRFIGCTNYFKGLCKTSFPLPQRGTIKPLGRNCRGCGWPTVQVKIKGRRPWTLCFNPQCPLIEERKKRIEMRNM from the coding sequence ATGGGAAAATACACATTAATTGTGACCGAGAAGCCGGACGCTGCACAAAGAATAGCTTTAGCCCTTGACGCAAAGGGAAAAGCCAAAAAAATGGAGGAAAAGGGGGTCCCATATTATGTGGCTAAACGGGACAAGGAAATAGTTGTCGTTCCTGCTCTTGGACATTTATACACAGTTGCAGAAGAAAGAAGAGGAAGAAATTACTATCCCGTTTTTGGTTTCAAATGGGTACCCAGATACATCGCCGAGAGAGGCGTAAAGCAAATTCGCACTTGGTTAGAGACCATATCAAAGTTGGCAAACGAGGCTGACTTGTTCATTGACGCTTGCGACTACGACATTGAAGGAAGCATCATTGGATATTGCATACTAAAATATGCATGCGGTGACAAGGAAAACGTTGCAAAACGAATGAAATACTCCACTCTAACTAAAGAAGAATTAGAAGAATCGTACACGAAGCCGTTACCAAAATTAGATTTTGCACTGATAGAAGCTGGACGCGCAAGACATGAAGTTGACTGGCTTTACGGCGTGAACCTTTCCCGCGCCTTAACCATAGCAGCAAGAGACTGGAGCGGGAAATACGCCACATTAAGCACGGGAAGAGTGCAAGGACCAACCTTAAAGTTTCTTGCTGCCAGAGAAAAATCCATCAGAAGCTACGTGCCAACACCGTACTGGGAAATCAAGGCTGAAGGGGAAATAGATGGAAAACCCTTCGAGGCAGAGTATGAAAAGGAAACAATTGAGACAAAGAAAGAAGCAGAAGCCATCCTAAGAGCGTGCAAAGAAAAAAATGGAACAGTTGAAAAAATCGACGTTAAACAATTCCAACAATCACCGCCGCTACCCTTTGATTTAGGCGCTCTACAAAGCGAAGCCTACGGCTTATTCGGATACACGCCAAGACGAACATCAAACATCGCTCAACGCCTATACCTAGACGCCTTAATATCTTATCCGCGAACAAGCAGCCAAAAACTTCCACCAGCAATAGGCTACGAGGCAATTCTGAAAAATCTAAACAAGCTTCCACAATACAGCAAACTCACAGCAGAATTGCTAGCAAAGCCGGAACTAAAACCGAAAGAAGGAAAAAAGGAAGACCCCGCACACCCAGCCATCTATCCAACTGGAAAACTGCCAGAAAGAGAACTTGACGACTCTGAAAGAAACATCTGGGACCTCGTAGTAAGAAGATTCATGGCAGTTTTTGATGAACCAGCCATAAGACAAAGCATGAGAATTAACATCAACGTCAACGGACATCACTTCTACCTAAGAGGAAGACAAACCCTAAAAGAAGGTTGGCTACGTTTCTATGGACCCTATGTAAGATCAGAAGAAGTCCTATTACCGCCAATAAAAGAGAAACAAACAATCAAAATCAAAAAAGTAATCGCAGAAGACAAATTCACAAAACCACCACCAAGATACAACCCTGGCAGTCTGCTTAAAAAAATGGAAGAAGCAGAAATCGGAACAAAAGCAACGAGAGCAGATATTATACAAACACTTTATGATAGAAGATACGTTCGAGACGAAAGAATCGTTGTAACAGACTTGGGCTTCGATGTTCTGGAAGTTCTGGAAAAATATTGCCCAACAGTTGTTTCAATAAAACTAACGAAGGAACTTGAGGAACGAATGAATAAAATACAATTGAACGAAGAAAAGAGAGAAAATGTTCTTGTAGACGCTGTGGAAATTCTCAAACCAGTAGTGACTGAACTTAAAACAAAAGAAAAAATAATAGGCGAACAACTAAGCAACGCAATAAAAAAATCAAGAATTGAAGAACGAACAATAGGCACATGCCCAATATGTAACACCGGAAAACTAATGATATTATACTCAAGAAAAACAGGCAAACGCTTCATTGGCTGCACTAACTACTTCAAAGGATTATGCAAAACATCATTTCCACTACCGCAAAGAGGAACAATAAAGCCTCTTGGAAGAAACTGCCGCGGATGCGGTTGGCCTACCGTCCAGGTTAAAATTAAAGGAAGACGCCCGTGGACGTTATGTTTTAATCCGCAATGTCCTTTAATAGAGGAGAGGAAAAAAAGAATTGAAATGCGCAATATGTAG
- the gcvT gene encoding glycine cleavage system aminomethyltransferase GcvT — MRRTQLYEIHKRTAKMTVFAGFEMPLWYTNVTPEHLAVRNNVGIFDISHMGRVIVSGPDAERFLNYVITNDVSKLLPNSAQYSVMCNEKGGIIDDFVVYRLEMEKFLVVFNASNREKDYNWLVKNSKEFNVKIEEVSDSVAMFAVQGPNAEKTLAKISSEDLSKIERFKCGHTRLSEVEVFISRTGYTGEDGFEVFVWNASLAKPDNAVKLWNAILEAGKTFEIKPCGLGARDTLRLEAGMCLYGNDIDENITPLEAALGFVVKLQKDNFIGKDALLKQKTEGIRRKRVGIQMIDQGIPRLGFEIYGADGAKIGYVTSGTFSPLLRYGIGMGYVEVSKALEGNIVNVKIRGKLAHAKIVSFPFYDAEKYGYKRKITM; from the coding sequence ATCCGCAGGACACAGCTCTACGAAATACACAAGCGAACGGCAAAAATGACTGTTTTTGCAGGCTTTGAAATGCCCCTATGGTACACAAATGTGACACCTGAACATTTAGCCGTGCGAAACAATGTTGGCATTTTTGATATTTCACACATGGGACGAGTAATAGTCAGTGGTCCAGACGCGGAGCGCTTTTTGAATTATGTCATAACAAATGATGTTTCAAAGCTGCTACCAAACAGTGCTCAATATTCAGTCATGTGCAACGAGAAAGGCGGTATAATCGATGATTTCGTTGTTTATCGATTAGAAATGGAGAAATTTTTGGTAGTTTTCAATGCAAGCAATCGAGAAAAAGACTATAACTGGCTGGTCAAAAACTCTAAGGAGTTTAACGTGAAAATTGAAGAAGTTTCGGATAGCGTAGCGATGTTTGCGGTTCAAGGTCCAAACGCTGAAAAAACCTTAGCGAAAATTTCCTCTGAAGATTTGAGCAAAATTGAAAGATTCAAATGCGGACACACGCGTTTATCAGAAGTGGAAGTTTTTATTTCCAGAACTGGTTACACAGGCGAAGATGGATTTGAAGTTTTCGTGTGGAATGCCTCACTCGCTAAACCAGATAACGCGGTGAAATTATGGAATGCCATTCTCGAGGCTGGAAAAACCTTTGAAATAAAACCATGTGGCTTAGGAGCCAGAGATACGTTGAGGCTGGAAGCTGGAATGTGTCTTTATGGAAATGATATAGACGAGAACATAACGCCTTTAGAAGCGGCATTAGGATTTGTGGTGAAACTTCAAAAAGACAACTTCATAGGAAAGGATGCTTTGCTGAAACAGAAAACTGAAGGGATTAGACGCAAAAGGGTGGGAATACAAATGATAGACCAAGGAATACCTAGACTGGGCTTCGAAATTTATGGTGCTGATGGCGCAAAGATTGGATACGTGACAAGTGGAACGTTTTCTCCATTATTGCGGTATGGCATAGGGATGGGTTACGTGGAAGTGTCCAAAGCCTTGGAGGGAAACATCGTAAACGTGAAAATACGTGGCAAACTGGCGCATGCAAAGATAGTGTCCTTTCCATTTTATGATGCTGAAAAATATGGGTATAAACGGAAAATCACAATGTGA